The Streptomyces sp. NBC_01255 genome window below encodes:
- a CDS encoding glycosyltransferase: MQPSICLCMIVKNEAKVIERCLASVRGLVDTWVISDTGSTDGTQELIRTALAGIPGELREEPWVNFGHNRSLNIAHARGRADYLLLLDADHVLRQDGPLPELTADAYMIRHEGSLEYRIKRLVRGGLPWRYEGVTHEYLTADRDHAQRNLDALVIQDYADGGSRHDKFERDARLLGAEFERDPANPRTVFYLAQTLRDMGRADEAVPLYERRAAMGGWGEEVYYSLLQSGVLRAEAGDWPSAMDALSRAWESRPERLEACYELAARLRKLRRYRAAHAVVSAVRDGRQPDDLLFMQPWVYRWGLLFEYSITAYWTGDHAASLAACDRLLALPDLPAAYREQTHANRAFAVGKLAEAGVDVPEPADPNSADSDPAPALV; the protein is encoded by the coding sequence GTGCAGCCGTCCATCTGCCTGTGCATGATCGTCAAGAACGAGGCCAAGGTCATCGAGCGGTGCCTCGCCTCCGTCCGCGGTCTCGTGGACACCTGGGTCATCTCCGACACCGGTTCCACCGACGGGACCCAGGAGCTGATCCGTACCGCCCTCGCGGGCATCCCGGGCGAGCTGCGGGAGGAGCCGTGGGTGAACTTCGGACACAACCGCAGCCTGAACATCGCGCACGCCCGCGGCCGGGCCGACTACCTGCTGCTCCTCGACGCCGACCACGTCCTGCGGCAGGACGGCCCGCTGCCGGAGCTGACCGCGGACGCGTACATGATCCGCCACGAGGGATCCCTGGAGTACCGCATCAAGCGCCTGGTCAGGGGCGGTCTGCCGTGGCGGTACGAGGGCGTCACCCACGAGTACCTGACCGCCGACCGAGACCACGCGCAGCGGAATCTGGACGCCCTGGTCATCCAGGACTACGCCGACGGCGGGTCACGCCACGACAAGTTCGAGCGGGACGCCCGTCTCCTGGGCGCCGAGTTCGAACGGGACCCTGCCAACCCCCGTACGGTCTTCTACCTGGCCCAGACCCTGCGGGACATGGGCCGCGCCGACGAGGCCGTCCCCCTCTACGAGCGGCGGGCGGCCATGGGCGGCTGGGGCGAGGAGGTCTACTACTCCCTCCTCCAGTCCGGCGTCCTCCGGGCCGAAGCCGGCGACTGGCCGTCCGCGATGGACGCCCTCTCGCGAGCCTGGGAGTCGCGCCCGGAGCGGCTGGAGGCCTGTTACGAGCTGGCGGCGCGGCTGCGGAAGCTGCGCCGGTACCGGGCCGCCCACGCCGTCGTCTCCGCCGTCCGGGACGGGAGGCAGCCGGACGACCTGCTGTTCATGCAGCCGTGGGTGTACCGGTGGGGGCTGCTCTTCGAGTACTCGATCACCGCGTACTGGACGGGCGATCACGCCGCCTCGCTCGCCGCCTGCGACCGGCTGCTCGCCCTGCCGGACCTGCCCGCGGCGTACCGCGAACAGACCCACGCCAACCGGGCGTTCGCCGTGGGCAAGCTGGCGGAAGCCGGCGTCGACGTCCCCGAGCCCGCCGACCCGAATTCCGCCGACTCCGACCCCGCCCCCGCGCTCGTCTGA
- a CDS encoding MFS transporter — MSSVVQSQDQGSRRTGGPAPSYDTEQYRPGKPITDWEPENELFWKSIGKKVATRNLWIAVPALLVAFVVWQVWSVTATNLKDVGFGFSTSQLFWLTAIPGLTGGTARIFYTFLGPMVGQRRFTALSTVVLIVPLIWLGIAIQDPTTPYGVMVAIAALCGIGGANFASSLANIGFFFPKARKGSATGINGGLGNLGVSVVQLLTPIVITWSTIAIGSAQHKADGTPVYLQNAAFLWVPILLILAAVAWFGQNDLKVASTPFSQQKIIFKRKHNWLMTWLYVGTFGSFIGFAAALPMLIKTTFPDYSVATYAWMGPAVGALARWGGGWIADKWGGARVTILSFVGMAVSIVGVITFLPSGSDSGSFYGFFFCFLAAFFFSGIGNGSTFRQIPVIFRGTHLKGLEEGAPEYARALKQAEMESGAVTGFTSAIAAYGFFFIPALFASVAVTSAMWGFVAFYVSCMVVTWWFYARKSAEAPS, encoded by the coding sequence ATGAGTTCCGTAGTCCAGTCCCAGGACCAGGGCAGTAGAAGGACGGGCGGGCCCGCCCCGTCGTACGACACGGAGCAGTACCGTCCCGGGAAGCCGATCACCGACTGGGAGCCCGAGAACGAGCTCTTCTGGAAGTCCATCGGCAAGAAGGTCGCCACCCGTAATCTCTGGATCGCGGTTCCGGCGCTGCTCGTGGCCTTCGTCGTCTGGCAGGTCTGGTCGGTCACCGCGACCAATCTCAAGGACGTCGGCTTCGGCTTCTCCACCTCGCAGCTGTTCTGGCTGACGGCCATCCCCGGTCTGACCGGCGGCACGGCCCGGATCTTCTACACCTTCCTCGGCCCGATGGTCGGCCAGCGCCGCTTCACCGCGCTGTCGACGGTCGTCCTGATCGTGCCGCTGATCTGGCTCGGCATCGCCATCCAGGATCCGACGACCCCGTACGGCGTGATGGTCGCCATCGCCGCGCTCTGCGGCATCGGCGGCGCGAACTTCGCCTCGTCCCTCGCCAACATCGGCTTCTTCTTCCCGAAGGCCAGGAAGGGCAGCGCGACCGGCATCAACGGCGGTCTCGGCAACCTCGGCGTCTCCGTCGTCCAGCTCCTCACCCCGATTGTCATCACCTGGTCGACGATCGCGATCGGCTCCGCGCAGCACAAGGCCGACGGCACTCCCGTCTACCTGCAGAACGCCGCGTTCCTCTGGGTGCCGATCCTGCTGATCCTCGCGGCCGTCGCCTGGTTCGGGCAGAACGACCTCAAGGTGGCCTCGACCCCCTTCAGCCAGCAGAAGATCATCTTCAAGCGGAAGCACAACTGGCTGATGACCTGGCTGTACGTCGGCACCTTCGGCTCCTTCATCGGCTTCGCCGCCGCCCTGCCGATGCTCATCAAGACCACGTTCCCGGACTACTCCGTCGCCACCTACGCCTGGATGGGCCCGGCCGTCGGCGCCCTCGCCCGCTGGGGCGGCGGCTGGATCGCCGACAAGTGGGGCGGCGCCCGGGTCACGATCCTGTCCTTCGTGGGCATGGCCGTCTCCATCGTCGGCGTGATCACCTTCCTGCCCTCGGGCAGTGACAGCGGCTCCTTCTACGGTTTCTTCTTCTGCTTCCTCGCCGCGTTCTTCTTCTCCGGAATCGGGAACGGTTCGACGTTCCGGCAGATCCCGGTCATCTTCCGCGGCACCCACCTGAAGGGCCTTGAGGAAGGCGCCCCGGAATACGCCAGGGCGCTCAAGCAGGCGGAAATGGAGTCGGGTGCCGTCACCGGATTCACCTCGGCCATCGCCGCCTACGGTTTCTTCTTCATCCCGGCCCTCTTCGCCTCGGTGGCCGTGACCAGCGCGATGTGGGGATTCGTCGCCTTCTACGTCAGCTGCATGGTCGTGACCTGGTGGTTCTACGCCCGCAAGAGCGCCGAGGCACCCAGCTGA
- a CDS encoding low temperature requirement protein A has protein sequence MTQPFLPLTARSREESHRAATPLELFFDLCFVVAVAQAGAELVHAVAENHTGEGILNYAMVFFAIWWAWMNFTWFASAYDNDDVLYRVVTLVQIAGVLVLAAGVTRAFQEHDFLVVYLGYLVMRLALAFQWLRAAHHATDPAERTMCRRYAGGVVAVQIGWLALVLAPEPARGWIFLVMALAEMAVPVYAEKDAPSTWHPHHIAERYGLFTIIVLGETVAAATVAVKSGVVENDALGELLPIAVGGLLLVFAAWWIYFVVPAHDRLVSSRQGFLWGYGHYVIFASAAAVGAGLEIAVEQAVGEAHISTLAASAAVTIPSAIFLLSVWLLHARYFKIGIAQQLVLPVASLAILMCTFAGRWAVFAAGLVAAATVATGVTLTARNPATRTTAA, from the coding sequence ATGACGCAACCGTTCCTCCCCCTCACCGCCCGCTCCCGCGAGGAGTCGCACCGGGCCGCCACCCCCCTGGAACTCTTCTTCGACCTGTGCTTCGTCGTCGCCGTCGCCCAGGCCGGCGCCGAGCTCGTGCACGCGGTCGCCGAGAACCACACCGGCGAGGGGATCCTCAACTACGCGATGGTCTTCTTCGCCATCTGGTGGGCGTGGATGAACTTCACCTGGTTCGCCTCGGCCTACGACAACGACGACGTCCTCTACCGCGTCGTCACGCTCGTCCAGATCGCCGGCGTGCTCGTCCTCGCCGCCGGCGTCACGCGCGCGTTCCAGGAGCACGACTTCCTCGTCGTCTACCTCGGCTATCTCGTCATGCGGCTCGCGCTCGCCTTCCAGTGGCTGCGCGCCGCCCACCACGCCACGGACCCCGCCGAGCGGACGATGTGCCGGCGGTACGCGGGCGGGGTCGTCGCCGTCCAGATCGGCTGGCTCGCGCTCGTCCTCGCCCCCGAGCCCGCCCGCGGCTGGATCTTCCTCGTCATGGCGCTGGCGGAGATGGCCGTGCCCGTGTACGCGGAGAAGGACGCCCCCAGCACCTGGCACCCGCACCACATCGCCGAGCGGTACGGCCTGTTCACCATCATCGTGCTCGGCGAGACCGTCGCCGCCGCGACCGTCGCCGTGAAGTCCGGAGTCGTCGAGAACGACGCCCTCGGCGAGCTCCTGCCGATCGCCGTCGGCGGCCTGCTCCTCGTCTTCGCCGCCTGGTGGATCTACTTCGTCGTGCCCGCCCACGACCGGCTGGTCTCCAGCCGCCAGGGCTTCCTGTGGGGCTACGGCCACTACGTCATCTTCGCCTCGGCCGCCGCCGTCGGCGCGGGCCTGGAGATCGCCGTCGAACAGGCCGTGGGCGAGGCCCACATCTCCACGCTCGCCGCGTCCGCCGCCGTGACGATCCCGTCGGCGATCTTCCTGCTCTCCGTCTGGCTGCTGCACGCCCGCTACTTCAAGATCGGCATCGCCCAGCAACTGGTGCTGCCCGTGGCGTCACTGGCCATCCTCATGTGTACGTTCGCGGGCCGCTGGGCGGTCTTCGCCGCGGGGCTCGTCGCGGCGGCGACGGTCGCGACCGGGGTGACCCTGACGGCCCGGAACCCGGCGACCCGGACGACGGCCGCCTGA
- the nirB gene encoding nitrite reductase large subunit NirB, translating to MAAQRTQALVLIGHGMVGHRLLEALAERGALADPADPDGPGWRVTVLAEEDVPAYDRVHLSSVFTGTDPNQLGLSTPEFLSGHGIDLRLGDPAELVDTAARTVTTTSGAVVAYDALVLATGSYPFVPPIPGADAPGCFTYRTLYDVDALTTYTEADGAAAAEEFRTGVVIGGGLLGLEAAGALRTLGLATHVVEFAPRLMPLQVDDGGAAALRATIESMGVAVHTGVGAAEVETDADGKVCGLRLSSGEELPADVVVFSAGVRPRDRLAREAGLAVGDRGGVAVDERCRTTDPYVYAIGECAQTSDGRVYGLVAPGYQMAEAVADQLAGDGTTVFTGADTSTRLKLLGADVASFGDPFAEGAQAAEVVFSDGREGVYKKLLFGPEGQLLGGILVGDADAYGSLKPHAGRQLPAPPAAFLLPASAAGAEPPGADALPDDAVVCSCHNVTKGAVAGAIAEHGLTDIGGIKRCTKAGTGCGGCVNTLQAVLDAAGVEKPKGLCEHFPELSRPELYALVRDEHIRSYSELVERHGSGGAGCTVCKPVVANVLGTLAPELGLRHVLEGEQAALQDSNDLFLANLQKDGTYSVVPRVPGGEITAEQLIVIGEVARDHGLYSKITGGQRIDLFGARKEELPAIWRRLIAAGFESGQAYGKSLRTVKSCVGSRFCRFGQGDSVQLAIDLELRYRGLRAPHKIKGGVSGCLRECAEARGKDIGVIATAGGWNLYVCGNGGTNPRHADLLASDLSAAGLFALIDRFLMYYVRTGERLERTSAWLERLGGGTDHLREVLIEDSLGIGAELEAQMDRHVAAYRDEWRAVLDDPAALARFEPHVAGVEFLEPGRGRAAVLADGTEAALFRDGDGEVYAVGNRDPFSGADVIANGIMGSRDGVPVVASPMHKQEFDLRTGACLDDPEVSLPVLPVPPAPR from the coding sequence ATGGCAGCCCAGCGGACCCAGGCCCTCGTCCTCATCGGCCACGGCATGGTCGGCCACCGGCTCCTGGAGGCGCTGGCCGAGCGCGGGGCGCTCGCGGACCCGGCCGACCCGGACGGGCCCGGCTGGCGGGTGACCGTGCTCGCGGAGGAGGACGTGCCCGCCTACGACCGGGTTCATCTCTCCTCCGTCTTCACCGGTACCGACCCAAACCAACTGGGCCTCTCCACGCCCGAGTTCCTCTCCGGGCACGGCATCGACCTGCGGCTCGGCGACCCGGCCGAGCTCGTCGACACGGCCGCCCGCACGGTCACCACCACCTCCGGCGCCGTCGTCGCCTACGACGCGCTGGTCCTGGCCACCGGCTCGTACCCCTTCGTGCCGCCGATCCCCGGCGCCGACGCGCCCGGCTGCTTCACCTACCGCACGCTCTACGATGTCGACGCGCTCACGACGTACACCGAGGCCGACGGGGCCGCCGCGGCGGAGGAGTTCCGTACCGGCGTCGTCATCGGCGGCGGGCTTCTCGGCCTGGAGGCCGCCGGGGCACTCCGTACGCTCGGACTCGCCACGCACGTCGTCGAGTTCGCGCCCCGCCTCATGCCGCTCCAGGTCGACGACGGCGGCGCGGCGGCCCTGCGCGCCACCATCGAGTCGATGGGCGTGGCCGTGCACACGGGCGTCGGAGCCGCCGAGGTCGAGACGGACGCGGACGGGAAGGTGTGCGGCCTCAGGCTGTCGAGCGGCGAGGAGCTCCCCGCCGACGTCGTCGTCTTCTCCGCCGGGGTGCGGCCGCGCGACCGGCTCGCCCGCGAGGCGGGGCTCGCGGTCGGGGACCGCGGGGGAGTGGCGGTGGACGAACGCTGCCGGACTACCGATCCGTACGTGTACGCGATCGGGGAGTGCGCGCAGACCTCCGACGGGCGGGTGTACGGGCTCGTGGCGCCCGGCTACCAGATGGCGGAGGCGGTCGCCGACCAGCTCGCGGGCGACGGGACGACCGTGTTCACGGGCGCCGACACCTCCACCAGGCTGAAGCTGCTCGGCGCGGACGTGGCCTCCTTCGGCGATCCTTTCGCGGAGGGGGCGCAGGCCGCCGAGGTGGTCTTCTCGGACGGGCGCGAGGGCGTCTACAAGAAGCTGCTCTTCGGCCCTGAGGGGCAGCTCCTCGGCGGCATCCTGGTCGGCGACGCCGACGCGTACGGCTCGCTCAAGCCGCACGCCGGACGGCAACTGCCGGCCCCGCCCGCCGCGTTCCTCCTCCCCGCCTCCGCCGCCGGTGCCGAGCCGCCCGGCGCAGACGCGCTCCCCGACGACGCCGTCGTCTGCTCCTGCCACAACGTGACGAAGGGCGCGGTGGCCGGGGCGATCGCCGAGCACGGACTGACCGACATCGGCGGGATCAAGCGCTGCACCAAGGCCGGCACCGGCTGCGGAGGGTGCGTGAACACCCTCCAGGCCGTCCTCGACGCGGCGGGCGTGGAGAAGCCGAAGGGCCTGTGCGAGCACTTCCCCGAGCTCTCCCGCCCGGAGCTGTACGCGCTCGTCCGCGACGAACACATCCGCTCGTACAGCGAGCTGGTGGAGAGGCACGGCTCCGGCGGCGCGGGCTGCACGGTCTGCAAGCCGGTCGTGGCCAACGTCCTCGGCACCCTCGCACCCGAACTGGGCCTGCGGCACGTCCTGGAGGGCGAGCAGGCCGCGCTCCAGGACTCCAACGACCTCTTCCTCGCCAACCTCCAGAAGGACGGCACGTACTCGGTGGTGCCGCGCGTCCCCGGCGGCGAGATCACCGCCGAACAGCTCATCGTCATCGGCGAGGTGGCCCGCGACCACGGCCTCTACAGCAAGATCACCGGCGGTCAGCGGATCGACCTCTTCGGCGCGAGGAAGGAGGAACTGCCCGCCATCTGGCGGCGGTTGATCGCCGCCGGATTCGAGTCGGGGCAGGCGTACGGAAAGTCCCTTCGGACGGTCAAGTCCTGCGTAGGGTCCCGGTTCTGCCGCTTCGGGCAGGGCGACTCGGTGCAGCTCGCGATCGACCTGGAGCTCCGCTACCGGGGCCTGCGCGCCCCGCACAAGATCAAGGGCGGGGTCTCGGGCTGTCTGCGCGAGTGCGCGGAGGCCCGCGGCAAGGACATCGGCGTCATCGCCACCGCCGGCGGCTGGAACCTCTACGTCTGCGGCAACGGCGGCACGAATCCCCGCCACGCCGACCTGCTCGCCTCCGACCTGTCGGCCGCCGGGCTGTTCGCGCTGATCGACCGCTTCCTCATGTACTACGTACGGACGGGGGAGCGCCTGGAGCGCACCTCGGCGTGGCTGGAGCGGCTCGGTGGGGGGACGGATCACCTCCGGGAGGTCCTGATCGAGGACTCGCTGGGGATCGGCGCCGAGCTCGAAGCGCAGATGGACCGGCACGTCGCCGCGTACCGCGACGAGTGGCGGGCCGTCCTCGACGACCCGGCGGCTCTGGCCCGCTTCGAGCCGCACGTGGCCGGGGTGGAGTTCCTGGAGCCGGGGCGCGGGCGGGCCGCCGTCCTCGCGGACGGCACGGAGGCGGCGCTCTTCCGGGACGGGGACGGCGAGGTGTACGCGGTGGGGAACCGGGACCCGTTCTCGGGCGCCGACGTCATCGCGAACGGGATCATGGGCAGCCGCGACGGGGTGCCGGTCGTGGCCTCTCCGATGCACAAGCAGGAGTTCGACCTGCGGACCGGGGCGTGCCTCGACGACCCGGAGGTGTCCCTCCCGGTGCTGCCGGTTCCTCCGGCCCCTCGCTGA
- a CDS encoding sirohydrochlorin chelatase, with the protein MRNLVLAVHGSAVPEAGATVERLADAVRRLTGAPVAVGHLDHQRPSLPYVLADRTGAVVVPLLLGDGYHRTVDIPSVARHFDCAVTRGLSGEYAVALALYDRLRAAERAAGGPADAVVVAGAGSSRPGGNDGTLTAVRQLGRLLPVPVTAAYCSASDPAPAEAVARLRACGFRRVALAAHLLAPGRFTRALWSVPDTWAVGEPLADHPRLAELVTARYAQASAGAPAGKTVGTVPAGKTTGTAPAARAA; encoded by the coding sequence ATGCGGAACCTGGTCCTGGCCGTGCACGGCAGCGCCGTCCCCGAGGCGGGCGCGACGGTCGAGCGGCTCGCCGACGCCGTGCGCCGGCTGACCGGGGCGCCCGTCGCCGTCGGCCACCTCGACCACCAGCGGCCCTCCCTCCCGTACGTCCTCGCGGACCGGACCGGCGCGGTCGTCGTCCCGCTGCTCCTCGGCGACGGCTACCACCGGACCGTCGACATCCCGTCCGTCGCCCGGCACTTCGACTGCGCGGTCACGCGCGGACTGAGCGGCGAGTACGCGGTGGCCCTCGCCCTGTACGACCGGCTGCGCGCCGCCGAACGGGCCGCCGGCGGCCCGGCCGACGCGGTCGTCGTCGCCGGGGCGGGCTCCTCCCGGCCCGGCGGGAACGACGGCACGCTCACGGCGGTACGGCAGCTGGGCCGGCTCCTGCCGGTGCCGGTGACCGCCGCGTACTGCTCCGCGAGCGACCCGGCCCCGGCCGAGGCCGTCGCCCGCCTGCGTGCCTGCGGCTTCCGCCGTGTCGCGCTCGCCGCCCACCTGCTGGCCCCGGGCCGCTTCACCCGCGCCCTGTGGTCGGTCCCGGACACCTGGGCGGTCGGGGAGCCGCTCGCCGACCATCCGCGCCTTGCCGAGCTGGTGACGGCGCGGTACGCGCAGGCCTCCGCGGGGGCGCCGGCCGGGAAGACCGTGGGGACGGTGCCGGCCGGGAAGACCACGGGGACGGCACCGGCCGCACGGGCCGCCTGA
- a CDS encoding DUF6227 family protein, which produces MSDPGTTFSKHQVTCGDGLETLLNDPRDPHDPYETTETHLERLLGRALNSFDLPDSTVERLGTALAHSSALHSSHHSASLHRTTYRHTYLLADGSALSLWELTHNTGRDGTDQHELYAEESEARLAASRLPAGPLPGWTAERADGSALDSDDDDDMALLSALLARPIPAQPRMYVPDNSADHARRVLRRAENVDRPGERTARRLRLAFAHHITQAFGRQCAVEGGRDAGFTLYEHQFLLLDGSEISLWEIEHTATPDGRHMCEVYEDERSARAAMETRARVR; this is translated from the coding sequence ATGTCAGACCCAGGGACTACGTTTAGCAAGCACCAAGTGACATGCGGCGACGGCCTGGAGACCCTCTTGAACGATCCGCGGGATCCTCACGATCCGTACGAGACGACCGAGACGCACCTTGAACGACTCCTCGGCAGGGCACTCAACTCCTTCGACCTGCCCGACTCCACCGTCGAGCGCCTCGGCACGGCGCTCGCCCACTCCAGCGCGCTGCACTCCTCGCACCACAGCGCGTCGCTGCACCGGACCACCTACCGCCACACCTATCTGCTCGCCGACGGCAGCGCGCTCAGCCTGTGGGAGCTCACCCACAACACCGGACGGGACGGCACCGACCAGCACGAGCTGTACGCGGAGGAGTCGGAGGCCCGGCTCGCGGCCTCGCGCCTGCCCGCCGGGCCGCTGCCGGGCTGGACCGCGGAGCGCGCCGACGGCAGTGCCCTGGACAGCGACGACGACGATGACATGGCGCTCCTGAGCGCCCTGCTCGCCCGCCCCATACCGGCCCAGCCCCGGATGTACGTACCGGACAACTCCGCCGACCACGCGCGCCGCGTCCTGCGGCGCGCGGAGAACGTGGACCGGCCGGGCGAGCGGACGGCCCGCCGGCTCCGCCTGGCCTTCGCCCACCACATCACGCAGGCCTTCGGGCGGCAGTGCGCGGTGGAGGGGGGCCGGGACGCCGGCTTCACCCTCTACGAGCACCAGTTCCTGCTGCTCGACGGCAGCGAGATCAGCCTCTGGGAGATCGAGCACACGGCGACCCCCGACGGCCGGCACATGTGCGAGGTGTACGAGGACGAGCGCTCGGCCCGCGCGGCGATGGAGACCCGCGCGCGCGTCCGCTGA
- a CDS encoding P1 family peptidase has product MTPREETSRPGREKDAITDVSGVRVGHARVAGPGALSGTTVVLAPAGGAVAAVDVRGGGPGTRETDALDPRNVVQRIDAVVLTGGSAYGLDAAGGVMAWLEERHRGVRVGPDPSHVVPVVPAACVFDLGRGGDFSARPDAATGRAAVEAADASGDHARVETGAVGAGTGAVVGGLRGGVGTASTVLESGITVGALVVVNAVGSAVDPATGVPYGSWFEGGRPRLPAEAVHEAALRRLAEARTASAPPPLNTTLAVVATDAVLTRAQAQKVAGTAHDGIARAVRPVHLMNDGDTVFTLATGRRELPEEPGPLALNEILAAGADLVTRAIVRALRAAPGGLRGPGGDFPSYGELYGELPGESPESAPYSR; this is encoded by the coding sequence ATGACACCGCGCGAGGAGACGAGCAGGCCCGGCCGTGAGAAGGACGCGATCACCGACGTGAGCGGGGTGCGCGTGGGCCACGCGCGCGTGGCCGGTCCCGGGGCGCTGAGCGGCACCACGGTCGTCCTGGCCCCGGCGGGCGGGGCCGTCGCGGCCGTGGACGTACGGGGCGGCGGGCCGGGCACGCGGGAGACGGACGCCCTCGACCCGCGGAACGTCGTCCAGCGGATCGACGCGGTCGTCCTGACCGGCGGCAGCGCGTACGGCCTGGACGCGGCCGGCGGGGTCATGGCCTGGCTGGAGGAGCGGCACCGGGGCGTGCGGGTGGGCCCCGACCCGTCCCACGTGGTGCCGGTCGTGCCCGCCGCCTGCGTCTTCGACCTGGGACGCGGCGGCGACTTCTCGGCCAGGCCGGACGCGGCGACGGGCCGGGCAGCGGTAGAGGCGGCCGACGCGAGCGGGGACCACGCGCGCGTGGAGACCGGGGCGGTCGGCGCGGGCACCGGGGCCGTCGTCGGCGGGCTGCGGGGCGGGGTGGGGACGGCGAGCACGGTCCTGGAGTCGGGGATCACGGTCGGCGCGCTGGTCGTGGTGAACGCGGTCGGTTCGGCCGTCGACCCGGCGACGGGCGTCCCGTACGGGAGCTGGTTCGAGGGCGGCAGGCCCCGCCTCCCGGCGGAGGCGGTGCACGAGGCGGCGCTGCGGAGGCTCGCGGAGGCCCGGACGGCGAGCGCCCCTCCCCCGCTGAACACGACGCTCGCCGTCGTCGCCACGGACGCGGTGCTCACGCGCGCGCAGGCGCAGAAGGTCGCGGGCACGGCGCACGACGGCATCGCGCGCGCCGTGCGTCCGGTCCACCTGATGAACGACGGGGACACGGTCTTCACGCTCGCCACCGGGCGGCGGGAGCTGCCGGAGGAGCCCGGCCCGCTCGCCCTGAACGAGATCCTGGCGGCCGGCGCGGACCTGGTGACCCGGGCGATCGTCCGGGCCCTGCGCGCGGCCCCGGGCGGGCTGCGCGGCCCGGGCGGCGACTTCCCGTCGTACGGCGAGCTGTACGGCGAGCTGCCCGGCGAATCTCCCGAATCGGCGCCGTACTCCCGGTAA